In a genomic window of Alphaproteobacteria bacterium:
- a CDS encoding acyl-CoA synthetase gives MAKKKPTKKIPPPQGGIGRGRITLGLLILGPPALFFFLPTWVFLGLSMLPTIVAYIVDRSPYRYGWVSVAGLNLAGVAPYLMKLWFEGHSWSHALQILSNPFDLIVMYGAAALGWVLHLSVPPVVGAWLDVTSQRRLTQLRSIQRRLISEWGEEVSRPEDDDVAATPHARRR, from the coding sequence ATGGCCAAGAAGAAACCAACCAAGAAAATCCCCCCTCCCCAAGGCGGCATCGGTCGCGGGCGCATTACGCTGGGCTTGCTGATCCTGGGGCCGCCCGCCTTGTTTTTCTTCCTGCCGACCTGGGTGTTCCTGGGCCTGTCCATGCTGCCTACGATCGTGGCCTATATCGTCGATCGCAGCCCTTACCGCTATGGCTGGGTTTCAGTGGCCGGTCTCAATTTGGCGGGCGTCGCGCCCTATCTCATGAAATTGTGGTTTGAGGGCCATTCTTGGAGCCACGCCCTGCAGATCCTGTCCAACCCTTTTGACCTCATCGTCATGTATGGCGCGGCGGCTCTGGGTTGGGTATTGCATCTGTCCGTGCCGCCGGTGGTCGGCGCTTGGTTGGACGTAACATCGCAAAGACGCCTAACGCAGTTAAGGTCCATCCAGCGGCGGCTGATATCGGAATGGGGCGAGGAAGTGTCCAGGCCGGAAGACGACGACGTGGCTGCAACGCCGCACGCTCGCAGGCGTTAA
- the rpoH gene encoding RNA polymerase sigma factor RpoH, protein MNATAMRLPIAPEGNLSRYLMEIRRFPMLAPEEEYMLAKNYRETDDQNAAHRLVTSHLRLVAKIAMGYRGYGLPLGELIAEGNVGMMQAVKRFDPEKGFRLATYAMWWVRAAIQEYILHSWSLVKMGTTAAQKKLFFNLRRMKSRMQALEEGDLHPEQVKTIAHKLAVTEDEVVQMNRRLSGPDHSLNAPMRADSDGEWMEFLEDDSSSQEVCLAEAEESDQRRGLLGGAMTQLGERERIILAERRLKDEPATLEELSQRFAISRERVRQIEMRAFEKVQKSVLRAQAAA, encoded by the coding sequence ATGAACGCAACAGCCATGCGCCTGCCCATAGCCCCCGAGGGCAACCTCAGCCGCTATTTGATGGAAATTCGCCGTTTTCCGATGTTGGCCCCGGAAGAAGAATACATGCTGGCCAAAAATTACCGCGAAACCGACGACCAGAACGCCGCCCATCGACTGGTGACCAGCCATCTGCGCTTGGTCGCCAAGATCGCCATGGGCTATCGCGGCTATGGCCTGCCCCTGGGCGAGCTGATTGCCGAGGGCAATGTGGGCATGATGCAGGCGGTCAAGCGTTTCGACCCTGAAAAGGGATTCCGTTTGGCCACCTATGCCATGTGGTGGGTACGCGCCGCCATTCAGGAATACATCCTCCATTCCTGGTCGTTGGTCAAAATGGGAACCACGGCAGCCCAGAAGAAGCTGTTCTTCAACCTGCGCCGCATGAAAAGCCGCATGCAGGCGCTGGAGGAAGGCGATCTTCATCCCGAGCAAGTCAAGACCATCGCCCACAAACTGGCGGTCACCGAGGACGAAGTCGTCCAGATGAATCGCCGCCTGTCCGGCCCCGACCATTCATTGAACGCGCCCATGCGCGCCGACAGCGACGGCGAATGGATGGAATTCCTGGAAGACGATTCGTCCAGCCAGGAAGTTTGTTTGGCCGAGGCCGAGGAAAGCGACCAGCGGCGCGGGCTGCTGGGCGGCGCCATGACGCAATTGGGCGAGCGCGAGCGCATCATTCTGGCCGAGCGGCGCTTAAAGGACGAACCGGCGACGTTGGAGGAATTGTCGCAGCGCTTCGCCATTTCGCGCGAGCGCGTGCGCCAGATCGAAATGCGCGCTTTCGAGAAAGTGCAAAAATCGGTCCTGCGCGCCCAGGCCGCCGCTTAA
- a CDS encoding RluA family pseudouridine synthase, translating into MTDIQMTQSTRHTLLPAPDDCSGMRLDKWLAQALPSLSRTRLKALMGEGQVQCGIETITDPSAPVKPGAVYTVLEPAAEAPVPLGENIPLNIHYEDEHLIVIAKPAGLVVHPAPGNPGHTLVNALIAHCGDSLSGIGGVKRPGIVHRIDKDTSGLLVAAKTDAAHRGLSKMFAAHEIERAYQALVWGVPLPPVGQFAGAIGRDPKHRTKMAVVPEGRGKHALTRYKVLKSWNQAVSLVECRLETGRTHQIRVHFAHGGHALIGDPAYGRGPRRVPLKNLSGDNVHMLQSFPRQALHAYELGFYHPIAGNYLKFNESLPPDFNVLIISLDKS; encoded by the coding sequence ATGACGGACATTCAGATGACCCAATCAACCCGCCACACTCTTTTGCCGGCGCCGGACGACTGTTCCGGCATGCGGCTCGACAAATGGCTGGCCCAGGCCCTGCCCAGCCTGTCGCGCACGCGCCTTAAGGCTTTGATGGGCGAAGGGCAAGTGCAGTGCGGCATTGAGACCATAACCGACCCCTCGGCACCGGTCAAACCGGGAGCGGTTTACACCGTCTTGGAACCGGCGGCGGAAGCGCCCGTCCCCTTGGGCGAGAACATCCCTCTCAACATCCATTACGAAGACGAGCATTTGATCGTGATCGCCAAACCGGCCGGGTTGGTGGTTCACCCGGCCCCCGGCAATCCGGGCCACACGCTGGTCAATGCCCTGATCGCCCATTGCGGCGACAGCCTGTCGGGGATCGGCGGGGTCAAGCGCCCGGGCATCGTGCATCGCATCGACAAGGACACTAGCGGCCTGTTGGTGGCGGCCAAGACCGACGCCGCCCATCGCGGCCTTAGCAAGATGTTCGCCGCCCATGAGATCGAACGCGCCTATCAGGCGCTGGTCTGGGGCGTGCCCTTGCCGCCGGTTGGGCAGTTTGCTGGCGCCATCGGACGCGATCCCAAACATCGCACGAAAATGGCCGTCGTTCCCGAGGGGCGCGGCAAACATGCGCTGACCCGCTACAAGGTTCTGAAGTCCTGGAATCAGGCGGTCAGCCTTGTCGAATGCCGTCTTGAGACCGGACGCACCCACCAAATTCGCGTGCATTTCGCGCATGGCGGTCATGCTTTGATCGGCGACCCGGCCTATGGCCGCGGACCCAGGCGCGTGCCGCTTAAGAACCTGTCTGGCGACAATGTCCATATGCTTCAATCTTTTCCGCGCCAGGCTTTGCATGCCTACGAGCTTGGTTTTTACCATCCGATAGCTGGCAATTATCTAAAATTCAACGAATCTCTTCCACCAGATTTCAATGTACTAATAATCTCCCTAGACAAATCCTAA
- a CDS encoding M67 family metallopeptidase — protein MISLTFGQARLIESLAKAAWPRECCGLLIGRCVDGAQIIDEVRPCKNLLADAQNDRFEIDPQDRFDAMRQARSMGREILGHYHSHPNGVAAPSKTDRDMMYEPDLIWLIAGVTGAGDCSLAAFRPNLDREDFDPLRLVIKAADDQNCQP, from the coding sequence GTGATCAGCCTGACCTTCGGCCAAGCGCGCTTGATCGAAAGTTTGGCGAAAGCCGCCTGGCCCAGGGAGTGCTGCGGCCTGCTGATCGGGCGTTGCGTGGACGGCGCGCAAATCATCGACGAAGTGCGGCCCTGCAAAAACTTGCTGGCCGATGCACAAAACGATCGTTTCGAAATAGATCCCCAGGACCGTTTCGACGCCATGCGCCAGGCCAGAAGCATGGGGCGCGAAATCCTGGGCCATTACCATTCGCACCCCAACGGCGTGGCGGCGCCGTCGAAAACCGACCGCGACATGATGTACGAGCCGGACTTGATCTGGCTGATCGCGGGCGTGACCGGGGCTGGCGATTGCAGCCTTGCCGCGTTCCGCCCCAATCTTGACCGGGAAGATTTCGATCCGCTTAGGCTTGTCATCAAAGCCGCAGACGATCAGAATTGCCAGCCATGA